A DNA window from Pseudomonas wuhanensis contains the following coding sequences:
- a CDS encoding multidrug effflux MFS transporter, with protein MNLRTILILGALSAFGPLAIDFYLPAFPAMALAFGTDEKHVQLTLAAYFLGLSIGQLAYGPVADRFGRRIPLLTGVGLFTVASLACAYAPTLEWLIGARFVQALGGCAGMVISRAVVSDKCDAVGSAKVFSQLMLVMGLAPILAPMLGGLLVNTTGWQSIFLVLTGFSALAGLAVALGLPESLPAHVPRQPLSGALRQYGRLLADPIFLGHALTGGVAIAGMFAYIAGSPFVFIKLYGVPAEHFGWLFGINAAGFILVAQVNARMLAKRGPAFLLARTVWLYLAGGLALLAVSALHTAQLWPLLIPLFLCIASLGCIVPNASACAMNGQGARAGSASAMLGCLQFSVAAGAAALVGVLHDGSAMPMAMVISLCGILVVSAATLTRRLQNARALTQAQV; from the coding sequence ATGAACCTCCGTACAATCCTGATTCTCGGCGCCTTGAGCGCTTTCGGTCCGCTGGCGATCGATTTCTATTTGCCGGCGTTCCCGGCGATGGCGCTCGCTTTCGGCACCGACGAAAAACACGTTCAACTGACCCTGGCGGCCTATTTCCTTGGCCTGTCCATTGGCCAACTGGCGTACGGCCCGGTGGCGGATCGCTTCGGGCGACGGATTCCCTTGCTGACAGGTGTCGGCTTGTTCACCGTCGCTTCATTGGCCTGTGCCTATGCGCCGACGCTGGAGTGGTTGATCGGCGCACGTTTCGTCCAGGCGCTGGGCGGTTGCGCGGGCATGGTGATTTCGCGGGCGGTGGTCAGCGATAAATGCGATGCGGTGGGTTCGGCGAAGGTCTTTTCGCAGTTGATGCTGGTGATGGGCCTGGCGCCGATTCTTGCGCCAATGCTGGGCGGGTTGTTGGTCAACACGACTGGCTGGCAATCGATCTTTCTGGTGCTGACCGGTTTCAGTGCACTGGCAGGATTGGCAGTGGCCCTCGGGCTGCCGGAAAGTCTGCCGGCCCATGTGCCGCGCCAACCGTTGTCGGGCGCGCTGCGTCAGTACGGCCGGTTGTTGGCGGACCCCATCTTCCTCGGCCATGCCCTGACCGGTGGTGTCGCCATCGCCGGGATGTTTGCCTACATCGCCGGTTCACCGTTCGTCTTCATCAAACTCTATGGCGTGCCGGCCGAGCATTTCGGCTGGCTGTTCGGCATTAACGCGGCGGGTTTCATTCTGGTGGCCCAGGTCAATGCCCGGATGCTGGCCAAGCGCGGTCCGGCCTTTTTACTGGCGCGTACTGTCTGGCTCTATCTGGCGGGCGGTCTGGCTCTGTTGGCGGTCAGCGCGTTGCACACCGCGCAGTTGTGGCCGTTGCTGATTCCGCTTTTCCTCTGCATCGCCAGCCTGGGTTGCATTGTGCCCAACGCCTCGGCCTGCGCCATGAACGGGCAGGGCGCGCGGGCGGGCAGTGCCTCGGCGATGCTCGGTTGCCTGCAGTTCAGCGTCGCCGCCGGGGCCGCAGCATTGGTGGGTGTTTTGCACGATGGCAGCGCCATGCCGATGGCCATGGTCATCAGCCTGTGCGGGATTCTGGTGGTGAGCGCGGCGACGCTCACCCGACGTTTGCAAAATGCCCGGGCGTTGACGCAAGCCCAGGTATGA
- a CDS encoding heavy-metal-associated domain-containing protein produces MQVFNVEGMSCGHCVKAITQALQAKDPAASVRIDLAAKEVGVESALTADQVIAAISEEGYSVKLA; encoded by the coding sequence ATGCAAGTGTTCAACGTTGAAGGCATGTCCTGCGGTCATTGCGTCAAGGCCATCACTCAGGCGCTGCAAGCCAAGGATCCCGCGGCCAGCGTGCGCATTGATCTGGCGGCAAAAGAAGTCGGCGTTGAAAGCGCGCTGACGGCCGATCAGGTGATCGCTGCGATCAGCGAAGAAGGTTATAGCGTCAAATTGGCCTGA
- a CDS encoding heavy metal translocating P-type ATPase, giving the protein MSESTTFDLPIAGMTCASCAGRVERALSKVLGATAVSVNLATEQARVQAPSDSLPALMEAVQQAGYSVPQQSLELTIDGMTCASCVGRVERALAKVPGVKSVSVNLANERAHLELLGQVDPQTLLDAVTKAGYSASVWEVEHPQTDDQQQRLHRERWALLAAIALALPLVLPMVLQPFGVHWMLPAWVQFALATPVQFIFGARFYVAAWKAVRAGAGNMDLLVALGTSAGYGLSVYEWATAAGRLPHLYFEASAVVIALVLLGKYLESRAKRQTTSAIRALEALRPERAIQVIDGREQEVAISALRLNDLVMVKPGERFPVDGEVVEGQSHADEALISGESLPVPKQPGDKVTGGAINGEGRLLVRTLALGAETVLARIIRLVEDAQAAKAPIQKLVDKVSQVFVPVVLLIALATLIGWWLYGAPLETALINAVAVLVIACPCALGLATPTAIMAGTGVAARYGILIKDAEALERAHEVSAVVFDKTGTLTSGAPRIAHLSAIEGDEAALLQMAGALQRGSEHPLAKAVLDACAERGFTVANVSDSQSLTGRGIAGSLDGRRLALGNRRLLEESGLSAGPLTDSATAWETEGRTLSWLIEQSPEPRVLGLFAFGDTLKPGALQAVQQLSARNISSHLLTGDNRGSAKVVAEALGISDVHAEVLPADKAATVAALKKTGVVAMVGDGINDAPALAAADIGIAMGGGTDVAMHAAGITLMRGDPRLVPAALEISRKTYAKIRQNLFWAFVYNLIGLPLAAFGFLNPVLAGAAMALSSVSVVSNALLLKTWKPKDLEDNR; this is encoded by the coding sequence ATGTCCGAATCCACCACTTTCGATCTACCGATTGCCGGCATGACCTGCGCCAGTTGCGCCGGGCGTGTCGAGCGTGCCTTGAGCAAAGTTCTCGGCGCCACGGCCGTCAGCGTCAACCTGGCCACCGAACAGGCCCGGGTTCAAGCGCCCAGTGACAGCCTGCCGGCCTTGATGGAGGCCGTACAGCAGGCCGGTTACAGCGTGCCACAGCAGAGCCTGGAATTGACCATCGACGGCATGACCTGCGCGTCCTGCGTCGGCCGCGTCGAACGGGCACTGGCCAAGGTGCCGGGGGTGAAGAGTGTCAGCGTCAACCTGGCCAACGAGCGTGCACACCTCGAATTGCTCGGCCAGGTCGACCCGCAAACTTTGCTCGATGCCGTGACCAAGGCTGGTTACTCCGCCAGCGTCTGGGAAGTTGAACACCCGCAAACCGACGATCAACAACAACGCCTGCACCGCGAACGCTGGGCCTTGCTGGCGGCCATCGCCCTCGCCTTGCCGCTGGTGTTGCCGATGGTGCTGCAACCTTTCGGCGTGCACTGGATGCTCCCTGCGTGGGTACAGTTCGCGCTGGCGACGCCGGTGCAGTTCATCTTCGGCGCGCGCTTCTATGTCGCTGCGTGGAAAGCCGTGCGCGCCGGCGCCGGCAACATGGATTTGCTGGTAGCCCTGGGCACCAGTGCCGGCTACGGCTTGAGCGTTTACGAGTGGGCCACCGCCGCCGGCCGTCTGCCGCACCTGTATTTCGAAGCCTCGGCGGTGGTGATCGCTCTGGTGCTGCTGGGCAAATACCTGGAAAGCCGCGCCAAGCGCCAGACTACCAGCGCCATCCGCGCCCTTGAAGCCCTGCGTCCGGAGCGAGCCATTCAGGTGATCGACGGCCGCGAACAGGAGGTTGCGATCAGCGCTTTGCGCCTCAACGATCTGGTCATGGTCAAACCCGGCGAACGTTTCCCGGTGGATGGCGAAGTGGTGGAAGGCCAAAGCCATGCCGATGAAGCACTGATCAGCGGCGAGAGCCTGCCGGTACCGAAACAACCAGGCGACAAGGTCACCGGCGGCGCCATCAATGGCGAAGGTCGGTTGCTGGTTCGGACCTTGGCGCTTGGCGCGGAAACCGTGCTGGCGCGGATCATCCGCCTGGTCGAAGACGCGCAGGCGGCGAAAGCGCCGATCCAGAAACTGGTGGATAAAGTCAGCCAGGTGTTCGTACCCGTGGTGCTGCTGATCGCGCTGGCGACCTTGATCGGTTGGTGGTTGTACGGCGCACCGCTGGAAACCGCGCTGATCAACGCCGTCGCAGTGTTGGTGATCGCCTGCCCTTGTGCGCTCGGGCTGGCCACGCCGACGGCAATCATGGCCGGCACCGGTGTGGCGGCGCGCTACGGGATTCTGATCAAGGACGCCGAAGCCCTGGAGCGCGCTCATGAAGTCAGCGCCGTGGTGTTCGACAAGACCGGCACACTGACTTCGGGTGCGCCGCGCATCGCGCATTTGAGTGCCATCGAAGGTGACGAAGCCGCCTTGCTGCAAATGGCCGGCGCCCTGCAACGCGGCAGTGAACACCCGCTGGCCAAGGCTGTGCTGGATGCCTGCGCCGAGCGCGGCTTCACCGTGGCGAATGTCAGCGACAGTCAATCACTGACCGGGCGCGGCATTGCCGGCAGTCTCGACGGTCGACGGTTGGCCTTGGGCAATCGGCGCCTGCTGGAAGAAAGTGGCCTGAGTGCCGGACCACTGACCGATTCCGCCACCGCTTGGGAAACCGAGGGCCGGACCCTGTCCTGGCTGATCGAACAAAGCCCTGAACCGCGAGTGCTCGGCCTGTTCGCCTTCGGTGACACGCTCAAACCCGGCGCCTTGCAAGCAGTGCAACAGCTGAGCGCACGGAACATCAGCAGCCATCTGCTGACCGGCGATAACCGCGGCAGCGCCAAAGTGGTCGCCGAGGCGCTGGGCATCAGTGATGTCCACGCCGAAGTATTGCCGGCGGACAAAGCCGCCACCGTCGCCGCGCTGAAAAAAACCGGCGTGGTGGCGATGGTCGGCGATGGCATCAACGACGCGCCGGCCCTCGCCGCGGCAGACATCGGCATCGCCATGGGCGGCGGTACCGACGTCGCCATGCACGCGGCCGGGATCACCCTGATGCGCGGCGATCCACGGCTGGTGCCGGCGGCGCTGGAAATCAGCCGCAAGACCTACGCGAAGATTCGCCAAAACCTGTTCTGGGCCTTCGTCTATAACCTGATCGGCCTGCCACTGGCGGCGTTCGGCTTCCTCAACCCGGTGCTGGCCGGCGCGGCCATGGCGCTGTCGAGCGTCAGCGTGGTCAGCAATGCGCTACTGTTGAAAACCTGGAAACCCAAAGACCTGGAGGACAACCGATGA
- the cueR gene encoding Cu(I)-responsive transcriptional regulator — translation MNIGQAARQSGLSAKMIRYYESIGLLKAAHRTDSGYRVYGDDDLHTLAFIKRSRDLGFSLEEVGKLLTLWQDRQRASADVKALARQHIDELNQKIRELGQLRDTLQDLVEHCQGDHRPDCPILKELASGCCAEPAHS, via the coding sequence ATGAACATTGGCCAAGCGGCCCGCCAGAGCGGTCTGAGCGCGAAGATGATTCGTTACTACGAATCCATCGGCCTGCTCAAGGCGGCCCATCGCACCGACAGTGGCTATCGGGTTTACGGCGACGACGATCTGCATACCCTGGCGTTCATCAAGCGCTCTCGGGATCTGGGCTTTTCACTGGAAGAGGTCGGCAAACTGCTGACCCTCTGGCAGGATCGCCAGCGAGCCAGTGCCGACGTGAAGGCCCTGGCCCGTCAGCACATCGACGAGCTGAACCAGAAGATTCGCGAACTCGGGCAACTGCGCGACACCCTGCAAGACCTGGTAGAACATTGCCAGGGCGACCACCGCCCGGACTGCCCGATCCTCAAGGAGCTGGCGTCGGGGTGCTGCGCCGAACCCGCCCATTCCTGA